A single region of the Bombus fervidus isolate BK054 chromosome 18, iyBomFerv1, whole genome shotgun sequence genome encodes:
- the Rep gene encoding rab escort protein, with translation MEDYLPNEYDVVVVGTGMTESIVAAAASRIGKKVLHLDSDEYYGGLWATFNFDGLQKWIEDLKVSKNTTKDLSEADLEPEEKFLKTSNEYSTVENIEETWYISNEADLPVVSSKDTQTDSTGDGNGSDDEKADDDKVEKKENVKQWSIDRIRKEYRKFNIDLAPKLLFARGELVELLISSNIARYAEFRAVSRVATFMDGKLTQVPCSRADVFANKTVSVVEKRMLMQLLTSCMEQGADSPEFDGFRDKTFLEYLNTKNLTPIVQHYVVQAIAMATEKTSCRDGVNRTKHFLNSLGRYGNTPFLWPMYGSGELPQCFCRLCAVFGGVYCLKRQLDGVVINKNKCNAIISGKQRISLEHLVLGQGHLPPEVVAFEGEQRISRGIFITDRSIMQGEKENLTLLYYPPEQPDQEPVTLIELGPSTNACPQGLFMVHMTCKRTTNAKEDLAYVVNKFLRAEPLDPLAIRSSIHSHTQTVSPDKRHIQEGDQDNREESTESPKPQVLWSLYLNLPASDIKLEESTPSNLHLCSGPDLELDFDFAVNQAKSIFESMYPDKDFLPRAPDPEEIVLEGEEAPGPKFEGDTEAEEKQDVEKAEKED, from the exons CGATGAATATTATGGCGGTCTATGGGCAACATTTAACTTTGATGGGCTACAGAAATGGATAGAAGACCTAAAAGTTTCCAAAAACACTACCAAGGATCTATCTGAAGCAGATTTGGAACCtgaagaaaaatttctaaaaactaGCAATGAATATTCAACTGTTGAAAATATTGAGGAAACATGGTATATTTCAAA tgaAGCCGATCTGCCAGTAGTTTCTTCAAAAGATACTCAGACTGATAGTACTGGAGATGGTAATGGAAGTGATGATGAAAAAGCTGATGATGATAAagttgaaaaaaaagagaatgttAAACAATGGAGTATAGATCGTATAAGAAAAGAATACAGAAAGTTTAATATTGACTTGGCGCCAAAG TTATTATTTGCACGAGGTGAACTAGTTGAGCTCTTAATCTCCAGTAACATTGCTCGTTATGCGGAATTTCGTGCAGTGTCCAGAGTAGCTACATTCATGGATGGGAAATTGACACAAGTACCTTGCTCAAGAGCTGACGTGTTTGCAAATAAAACTGTTAGTGTtgttgaaaaaagaatgttaatGCAACTGCTCACTTCATGCATGGAGCAAGGCGCAGATAGCCCAGAATTTGATG gATTCCGTGATAAAACCTTcttagaatatttaaacacGAAAAATTTAACACCAATTGTGCAGCATTATGTTGTTCAAGCAATTGCTATGGCTACTGAAAAGACTTCTTGTAGAGATGGTGTGAATCGCACAAAACATTTTTTGAATAGTCTTGGACGATATGGAAATACACCCTTTCTTTGGCCTATGTATGGTAGTGGAGAGCTACCTCAGTGCTTTTGCAG ATTATGTGCAGTATTTGGAGGAGTTTACTGTTTAAAAAGGCAGCTTGATGGTGTagtaataaacaaaaataaatgcaaCGCTATCATTAGTGGCAAACAAAGAATAAGTTTGGAACATTTAGTTCTTGGTCAAGGTCATCTGCCACCAGAAGTTGTAGCTTTTGAAGGAGAGCAACGGATATCACGTGGAATTTTCATTACGGACAG gtCAATTATGCAAGGTGAGAAGGAAAATTTGACACTTTTATATTATCCTCCGGAACAACCTGATCAGGAACCTGTTACATTGATTGAATTGGGACCATCTACAAATGCTTGCCCTCAAGGATTGT TTATGGTTCACATGACATGTAAGCGAACAACAAATGCAAAGGAAGACTTGGCCTATGTcgtcaataaatttttaagagCTGAGCCACTTGATCCATTAGCCATTCGTTCATCTATCCATAGTCATACACAGACTGTTTCTCCAGATAAAAGACATATTCAG GAAGGTGATCAAGATAATAGAGAAGAGTCTACAGAGAGTCCAAAGCCTCAAGTTTTATGGTCATTGTACTTAAACCTACCTGCAAGTGATATTAAATTAGAAGAGTCCACGCCAAGTAACCTTCATCTGTGTTCAGGACCAGATTTAGAGCTTGATTTCGATTTCGCAGTTAATCAG GCGAAGAGCATCTTTGAATCTATGTATCCCGACAAAGATTTCCTTCCACGTGCACCTGATCCAGAAGAGATCGTACTTGAAGGAGAAGAAGCGCCAGGACCGAAATTTGAGGGAGATACAGAGGCTGAAGAGAAACAAGATGTTGAAAAAGCCgaaaaagaagattaa
- the LOC139996625 gene encoding FAD-dependent oxidoreductase domain-containing protein 1 produces MLRSFVKLEVQNNVLQRCVFSQTKRTYSKKDNPDKIVPTKKDSNSIIPKTLEKGLASIRESLVTKNVDDILAEWMGRPQTVPKVCDVVIIGGGIMGSSIAYWLRSRVFSEHFKVVVIERDPTYTTASTVLSCGGLRQQFSLKENIEMSLFGAEFLRNINEYLGIQGEPAIDPYFHPYGYLTLASEQTAGILIENSKLQNFLGAKNIILSAAKLKSMFPWINTEGIELGCLGLEKEGWFDPWVLLSAFKKKALQLGARYIYGEAQGFTYKNGQNTDQLDGLIVRTKEGEIHNIKFAIAVVAAGAYSGQIVDKLNSVQTERRLQQINLPVEPRKRFVYCVHCPDGPTLNTPLLIDNTGTFLRREGLAGTYICGRSPEESEEPSTEDLSIDYDFFEEKIWPILARRVPVFEKLKLKSSWAGYYEFNTFDQNGIIGQHPYYRTLFFATGFSGHGIQQAPAVGRAISELIVDGEYKTLDLSNLDWNRIIYGKPAYEKNII; encoded by the exons atgttacgttCTTTTGTTAAATTGGAAGTGCAAAATAATGTTCTACAAAGATGTGTGTTCTCACAAACAAAAAGAACTTATTCAAAAAAG GATAATCCAGATAAAATTGTACCAACTAAAAAAGATTCTAACTCCATAATACCAAAAACACTTGAAAAAGGTTTGGCATCGATAAGAGAATCTCTTGTTACTAAGAATGTTGATGATATATTAGCTGAATGGATGGGTCGGCCACAAACAGTTCCAAAAGTTTGTGATGTTGTAATAATTGGAGGTGGGATAATGGGCAGTTCTATAGCATATTGGTTGAGAAGCCGAGTTTTTTCAGAACATTTCAAAGTTGTAGTAATAGAGAGAGATCCTACG tatACTACAGCGTCAACAGTTCTTTCTTGTGGGGGTTTACGTCAACAATTTTCtctgaaagaaaatattgaaatgtctCTTTTTGGTGCAGAATTTTTACGTAACATCAATGAATATTTGGGCATTCAGGGAGAACCCGCAATTGATCCATATTTCCATCCAtatggttatttaacattagCATCTGAGCAAACTGCTggaatattaatagaaaattctaaattacaaaatttccttggagcaaaaaatattatattatcagcTGCTAAATTGAAAAGTATGTTTCCTTGGATAAATACAGAAGGTATCGAACTAGGTTGTTTAGGATTAGAAAAAGAGGGTTGGTTTGACCCGTGGGTTCTTCTTTCTGCTTTTAAAAAGAAAGCACTACAATTGGGAGCAAGATATATTTATGGTGAAGCGCAAGGTTTTACTTATAAAAACGGGCAAAACACGGATCAACTAGATGGATTAATT gTAAGAACCAAAGAGGgtgaaatacataatataaaatttgctaTAGCCGTTGTAGCTGCTGGAGCTTATAGTGGACAAATTGTTGACAAATTGAATAGTGTTCAAACAGAACGTAGATTACAGCAAATAAATTTACCTGTTGAACCAAG GAAAAGATTTGTTTATTGCGTTCATTGTCCTGATGGACCAACTTTAAATACCCCATTATTGATAGATAATACTGGAACATTTCTTAG gaGAGAAGGTCTGGCAGGTACGTATATTTGTGGAAGATCACCAGAGGAATCCGAAGAACCTAGTACTGAAGATTTAAGTATTGACTATGATTTctttgaagaaaaaatttgGCCTATACTCGCACGGAGAGTCCcagtttttgaaaaattaaaa TTAAAGTCTTCTTGGGCAGGATATTATGAATTCAATACATTTGATCAAAATGGAATAATTGGACAACATCCATATTATCGGACATTATTCTTTGCAACTGGATTTAGTGGACATGGAATTCAACAGGCACCCGCAGTAGGTAGAGCAATTTCAGAACTAATTGTTGATGGCGAATATAAAACACTTGACCTATCGAATCTTGACTggaatagaattatttatggTAAACCTGCATATGAAAAgaacattatttaa
- the LOC139996633 gene encoding uncharacterized protein isoform X1 → MVPTMPPDSHKISLKIIEAIKQHPVLYSAEVKGSSIKLQEFRQKVWKRISDELGLDPTWVRLRWKNLRDTYCRILKYKNRTEKGVRRKKWIFEDHLSFLKFPYESDYQPQSIELTEDYIQDINAGGISSEGLLEQLEDRNDEDYSEYLEVLEETTADPVLDRDSMELNDNGDNVVKSIEVGNAMHHDIDSYAQQIQSKYRKIRPKKVKIESLEVPATYSILKASPFKNKTIDTPIFVNAPAANNSVKNSSKIEDTQNNYDQVYLAPEGKSSIELFFDSMAQTVKRLPPKAQADIKMNICKIVTEAELKYSGRNTPQSTQQFIAPPGMIPKLVLIPCNMIDGQNNKG, encoded by the exons ATGGTGCCGACGATGCCGCCTGATTCGCATAAAATTTCGCTGAAGATCATTGAAGCGATAAAACAACATCCAGTTTTATATAGTGCTGAAGTGAAAGGTTCTTCTATTAAACTTCAGGAATTTCGGCAGAAGGTTTGGAAGAGGATTTCGGATGAACTTGGTCTTGATC CCACCTGGGTGAGATTAAGATGGAAAAATTTAAGGGATACTTACTGCCGTATACTTAAATATAAGAATAGAACGGAAAAAGGAGTTCGTAGGAAAAAATGGATTTTTGAAGATCATCTTAGTTTCTTAAAGTTTCC GTATGAATCGGATTATCAACCTCAAAGTATAGAATTAACTGAAGACTACATTCAGGATATAAATGCAGGTGGAATTAGTTCTGAAGGTCTTTTAGAACAATTAGAAGATCGTAATGATGAAGATTATAGTGAATATTTAGAAGTTTTGGAAGAAACGACTGCAGATCCAGTGTTGGATCGTGATTCTATGGAATTAAATGATAATGGTGATAACGTAGTAAAAAGTATAGAGGTAGGAAATGCAATGCATCATGATATTGATTCATATGCTCAGCAAATTCAatcaaaatatagaaaaataagaccgaaaaaagtgaaaattgAATCATTGGAAGTGCCTGCAACCTACAGTATCTTAAAAGCTTCaccttttaaaaataaaacaattgatacaccaatatttgttaatGCACCAGCTGCAAATAATTCTGTAAAGAATTCTTCTAAAATAGAA GATACACAAAATAATTATGACCAAGTCTACCTAGCTCCTGAAGGAAAAAGTAGTATAGAGCTCTTTTTTGACAGTATGGCACAAACTGTCAAGCGACTCCCTCCAAAAGCTCAAGCAgatattaaaatgaatatttgtaaaattgtaacaGAAGCAGAACTTAAGTATTCTGGACGTAACACACCCCAAAGTACTCAACAATTTATAGCACCACCTGGAATGATTCCTAAGCTGGTTCTCATTCCATGTAATATGATTGATGGACAAAATAACAAAGGTTGA
- the Wgn gene encoding tumor necrosis factor receptor superfamily member wengen has translation MPREPNRAYLSAVLLLLVGLRKAGCSTSAPRYPVCKPGFEFWSVERATCWPCTRCAPEFTLSPCAIYKDAICGPLSALELDWSFLSTRKRPETGQRSLEAVTSKMLWRFPDLDQQQIRQESKDFADNSQADIQSKTKNQVLNESPYPRSAATSKERILWDWQTVALILAVCACILFFLVAGCSALVYARQWRRMKKNFEPVGLEEISARLNLMVKAELAELVAGAPMNPGDPETRCQYLEKLLDRKRETPVVSDWPEVSGNVYIEDGDPSKKLQLARIHRNIETMLNQKKSFSDS, from the exons ATGCCTCGGGAGCCTAATCGGGCATATCTGTCGGCCGTGTTGCTGCTATTGGTCGGTCTCCGCAAGGCTGGCTGCTCGACATCCGCTCCCCGATATCCGGTCTGTAAACCGGGTTTCGAATTTTGGTCGGTCGAGCGTGCCACCTGTTGGCCTTGCACCAGATGCGCTCCTGAATTCACTTTGAGTCCCTGCGCCATTTACAAGGATGCTATTTGCGGACCGCTCTCCGCTCTCGAGCTCGACTGGTCTTTCCTCTCGACCAGGAAACGACCGGAAACCGGCCAAAGGAGCCTCGAAGCGGTTACCTCGAAGATGTTATGGAGGTTCCCCGACCTGGACCAGCAACAGATTAGGCAAGAGTCGAAGGATTTTGCTGACAATTCGCAGGCAGATATCCAATCGAAAACGAAGAACCAG GTATTGAACGAGTCTCCTTATCCAAGGAGCGCAGCTACTTCCAAGGAGAGAATTCTGTGGGACTGGCAAACGGTCGCGCTGATCCTTGCAGTGTGTGCCtgtattctcttttttctggTCGCAGGATGCTCGGCTTTGGTCTACGCGAGACAGTGGCGTCGGATGAAGAAAAATTTCGAGCCCG TGGGTCTAGAAGAGATCTCGGctcgattaaatttaatgGTCAAGGCGGAACTAGCCGAACTGGTTGCCGGCGCACCAATGAACCCTGGTGATCCCGAAACAAGGTGCCAGTATCTCGAGAAACTCTTAG atCGAAAAAGGGAGACTCCCGTGGTGTCCGATTGGCCGGAAGTCAGCGGGAACGTTTACATAGAAGACGGAGATCCCTCGAAGAAATTGCAACTCGCTAGAATTCATCGAAATATCGAGACGATGTTAAATCAGAAGAAGAGTTTCAGCGATTCATAG
- the LOC139996636 gene encoding uncharacterized protein isoform X3 — MVDLEVYRKQLKKIRQFARENDITENEINKALQNSFRTLEKKKKKVNFRFFMKSMVTLLFIIIICFISFDKKFLGVMLLRNLQNSIYPGLKLLRKIAVPIIQHYPSLSELYDEWCILENPYFYVNDMDCWPCSVVHFVPDLSSHHISRSFNLGIPYTKTENLSQVHMEDIQQLLWQNPGVFKKDAMRVFSNNKTYRDIQDIMEKNMDLNRSKNLNNHITWRINSMTTGRILRKLFPKPVDTPNWWEQSTERFIFFDEPNSPPYSLYGITGGIGDQSAFQL, encoded by the exons atggTTGATTTGGAGGTGTATAGAAAACAGTTGAAAAAGATCCGTCAATTTGCACGCGAAAATGATATTACGGAAAATGAAATCAATAAAGCTTTACAAAATTCCTTTCGTACTcttgagaagaaaaagaagaaagttaattttcgtttctttatgaAAAGTATGGTTACATtactatttataataattatatgttttatatccTTTGATAAAAAGTTCTTAGGTGTGATGCTACTGAGGAATTTACAGAATTCCATCTATCCAGGCTTAAAATTACTTAGAAAAATAGCTGTACCAATAATTCAACATTATCCCTCTTTATCTG AATTATATGATGAATGGTGCATATTAGAAAAtccatatttttatgtaaatgatATGGATTGTTGGCCCTGTAGCGTTGTACATTTTGTACCTGATTTAAGTAGCCATCATATATCTAGATCTTTTAATCTTGGCATTCCTTATacaaaaacagaaaatttatCTCAAGTTCATATGGAAGATATACAACAATTATTGTGGCAAAATCCAGGAGTATTTAAGAAAGATGCTATGAGAGTATTTTCTAACAATAAAACTTACAG AGATATTCAAGATATTATGGAAAAAAATATGGATTTAAATCGTtccaaaaatttaaataaccaTATTACATGGAGAATTAATAGCATGACAACAGGAAGAATTTTGAGAAAGTTATTTCCAAAACCTGTTGATACACCAAATTGGTGGGAACAAAGCAcagaaagatttatttttttcgatGAACCAAACTCTCCACCTTACTCTTTA TATGGTATAACTGGTGGTATTGGCGACCAGTCAGCCTTCCAGCTTTGA
- the Stas gene encoding transmembrane protein stas, whose amino-acid sequence MKTETKIKQSLDSSKEASTKQATLTVGVIFIASLSALFYAYTSFPELTEDERQYMKLPLHIEEAKSLGKLLGRYKDLYYFQVLAGLFITYVFLQTFAIPGSIFLSILSGFLFPFPLALLLVCSCSAIGASLCYFLSSLLGRRLLFKYFPEKAREWTLTVKKHKDHLFNYMLFLRITPLLPNWFINLASPVIGVPLVPFALGTFFGVAPPSFVAIQAGQTLQNLTSSSDAWSWNSIIILCIFAVLSLVPVLFKQKLQQKYD is encoded by the exons ATGAAAActgaaactaaaataaaacaaagccTCG attcctCTAAGGAGGCATCGACAAAGCAAGCAACCTTAACAGTTGGTGTGATTTTCATTGCTTCGTTATCAGCATTATTTTATGCTTATACTAGTTTTCCAGAACTTACTGa AGATGAGCGACAATACATGAAATTGCCATTACATATTGAAGAAGCTAAAAGTTTGGGTAAACTTCTCGGACGATATAAAgatctttattattttcaagtgCTTGCtggattatttattacatatgttTT CTTACAAACTTTTGCTATTCCAGGTTCTATTTTCCTTTCGATCCTTTCCGGTTTTCTTTTCCCCTTTCCTTTAGCTTTGTTATTAGTGTGCAGTTGCAGCGCAATAGGAGCATCACTTTGCTACTTTCTTTCTTCACTTTTGGGACGTagattactttttaaatatttcccaGAAAAAGCAAGGGAATGGACGTTAACAGTAAAGAAGCACAAAGATCACCTCTTtaattatatgctatttcttCGAATAACTCCATTACTACCAAATTGGTTTATAAATTTAGCCAGTCCTGTAATTGGAGTGCCTCTTGTACCATTTGCTTTAGGCACATTTTTTGGAGTTGCTCCACCATCTTTTGTTGCTATTCAAGCAGGTCAAACATTACAAAACTTAACTTCATCTTCTGACGCATGGTCGTGGAATAgcattataatattatgtatatttgctGTATTATCATTAGTAcctgttttatttaaacaaaaactacaacaaaaatatgattaa
- the LOC139996633 gene encoding uncharacterized protein isoform X2: MGRTTWVRLRWKNLRDTYCRILKYKNRTEKGVRRKKWIFEDHLSFLKFPYESDYQPQSIELTEDYIQDINAGGISSEGLLEQLEDRNDEDYSEYLEVLEETTADPVLDRDSMELNDNGDNVVKSIEVGNAMHHDIDSYAQQIQSKYRKIRPKKVKIESLEVPATYSILKASPFKNKTIDTPIFVNAPAANNSVKNSSKIEDTQNNYDQVYLAPEGKSSIELFFDSMAQTVKRLPPKAQADIKMNICKIVTEAELKYSGRNTPQSTQQFIAPPGMIPKLVLIPCNMIDGQNNKG, from the exons atgGGTAGAA CCACCTGGGTGAGATTAAGATGGAAAAATTTAAGGGATACTTACTGCCGTATACTTAAATATAAGAATAGAACGGAAAAAGGAGTTCGTAGGAAAAAATGGATTTTTGAAGATCATCTTAGTTTCTTAAAGTTTCC GTATGAATCGGATTATCAACCTCAAAGTATAGAATTAACTGAAGACTACATTCAGGATATAAATGCAGGTGGAATTAGTTCTGAAGGTCTTTTAGAACAATTAGAAGATCGTAATGATGAAGATTATAGTGAATATTTAGAAGTTTTGGAAGAAACGACTGCAGATCCAGTGTTGGATCGTGATTCTATGGAATTAAATGATAATGGTGATAACGTAGTAAAAAGTATAGAGGTAGGAAATGCAATGCATCATGATATTGATTCATATGCTCAGCAAATTCAatcaaaatatagaaaaataagaccgaaaaaagtgaaaattgAATCATTGGAAGTGCCTGCAACCTACAGTATCTTAAAAGCTTCaccttttaaaaataaaacaattgatacaccaatatttgttaatGCACCAGCTGCAAATAATTCTGTAAAGAATTCTTCTAAAATAGAA GATACACAAAATAATTATGACCAAGTCTACCTAGCTCCTGAAGGAAAAAGTAGTATAGAGCTCTTTTTTGACAGTATGGCACAAACTGTCAAGCGACTCCCTCCAAAAGCTCAAGCAgatattaaaatgaatatttgtaaaattgtaacaGAAGCAGAACTTAAGTATTCTGGACGTAACACACCCCAAAGTACTCAACAATTTATAGCACCACCTGGAATGATTCCTAAGCTGGTTCTCATTCCATGTAATATGATTGATGGACAAAATAACAAAGGTTGA
- the LOC139996636 gene encoding uncharacterized protein isoform X1: protein MVDLEVYRKQLKKIRQFARENDITENEINKALQNSFRTLEKKKKKVNFRFFMKSMVTLLFIIIICFISFDKKFLGVMLLRNLQNSIYPGLKLLRKIAVPIIQHYPSLSELYDEWCILENPYFYVNDMDCWPCSVVHFVPDLSSHHISRSFNLGIPYTKTENLSQVHMEDIQQLLWQNPGVFKKDAMRVFSNNKTYRDIQDIMEKNMDLNRSKNLNNHITWRINSMTTGRILRKLFPKPVDTPNWWEQSTERFIFFDEPNSPPYSLPNPECSNIMIRCTAGTRLIKMIASPECSASCESVIVLLSAGKALWYNWWYWRPVSLPALNSTSITISYMTSFC from the exons atggTTGATTTGGAGGTGTATAGAAAACAGTTGAAAAAGATCCGTCAATTTGCACGCGAAAATGATATTACGGAAAATGAAATCAATAAAGCTTTACAAAATTCCTTTCGTACTcttgagaagaaaaagaagaaagttaattttcgtttctttatgaAAAGTATGGTTACATtactatttataataattatatgttttatatccTTTGATAAAAAGTTCTTAGGTGTGATGCTACTGAGGAATTTACAGAATTCCATCTATCCAGGCTTAAAATTACTTAGAAAAATAGCTGTACCAATAATTCAACATTATCCCTCTTTATCTG AATTATATGATGAATGGTGCATATTAGAAAAtccatatttttatgtaaatgatATGGATTGTTGGCCCTGTAGCGTTGTACATTTTGTACCTGATTTAAGTAGCCATCATATATCTAGATCTTTTAATCTTGGCATTCCTTATacaaaaacagaaaatttatCTCAAGTTCATATGGAAGATATACAACAATTATTGTGGCAAAATCCAGGAGTATTTAAGAAAGATGCTATGAGAGTATTTTCTAACAATAAAACTTACAG AGATATTCAAGATATTATGGAAAAAAATATGGATTTAAATCGTtccaaaaatttaaataaccaTATTACATGGAGAATTAATAGCATGACAACAGGAAGAATTTTGAGAAAGTTATTTCCAAAACCTGTTGATACACCAAATTGGTGGGAACAAAGCAcagaaagatttatttttttcgatGAACCAAACTCTCCACCTTACTCTTTA CCAAATCCTGAATGTAGTAATATAATGATAAGGTGTACAGCTGGTACAAGATTGATAAAAATGATAGCAAGTCCAGAATGTAGTGCATCTTGCGAGTCCGTCATAGTATTATTATCTGCTGGAAAAGCTT TATGGTATAACTGGTGGTATTGGCGACCAGTCAGCCTTCCAGCTTTGAATTCAACTAGTATTACCATTAGTTATATGACATCGTTCTGCTGA
- the LOC139996636 gene encoding uncharacterized protein isoform X2 has product MVDLEVYRKQLKKIRQFARENDITENEINKALQNSFRTLEKKKKKVNFRFFMKSMVTLLFIIIICFISFDKKFLGVMLLRNLQNSIYPGLKLLRKIAVPIIQHYPSLSELYDEWCILENPYFYVNDMDCWPCSVVHFVPDLSSHHISRSFNLGIPYTKTENLSQVHMEDIQQLLWQNPGVFKKDAMRVFSNNKTYRDIQDIMEKNMDLNRSKNLNNHITWRINSMTTGRILRKLFPKPVDTPNWWEQSTERFIFFDEPNSPPYSLPNPECSNIMIRCTAGTRLIKMIASPECSASCESVIVLLSAGKAFFV; this is encoded by the exons atggTTGATTTGGAGGTGTATAGAAAACAGTTGAAAAAGATCCGTCAATTTGCACGCGAAAATGATATTACGGAAAATGAAATCAATAAAGCTTTACAAAATTCCTTTCGTACTcttgagaagaaaaagaagaaagttaattttcgtttctttatgaAAAGTATGGTTACATtactatttataataattatatgttttatatccTTTGATAAAAAGTTCTTAGGTGTGATGCTACTGAGGAATTTACAGAATTCCATCTATCCAGGCTTAAAATTACTTAGAAAAATAGCTGTACCAATAATTCAACATTATCCCTCTTTATCTG AATTATATGATGAATGGTGCATATTAGAAAAtccatatttttatgtaaatgatATGGATTGTTGGCCCTGTAGCGTTGTACATTTTGTACCTGATTTAAGTAGCCATCATATATCTAGATCTTTTAATCTTGGCATTCCTTATacaaaaacagaaaatttatCTCAAGTTCATATGGAAGATATACAACAATTATTGTGGCAAAATCCAGGAGTATTTAAGAAAGATGCTATGAGAGTATTTTCTAACAATAAAACTTACAG AGATATTCAAGATATTATGGAAAAAAATATGGATTTAAATCGTtccaaaaatttaaataaccaTATTACATGGAGAATTAATAGCATGACAACAGGAAGAATTTTGAGAAAGTTATTTCCAAAACCTGTTGATACACCAAATTGGTGGGAACAAAGCAcagaaagatttatttttttcgatGAACCAAACTCTCCACCTTACTCTTTA CCAAATCCTGAATGTAGTAATATAATGATAAGGTGTACAGCTGGTACAAGATTGATAAAAATGATAGCAAGTCCAGAATGTAGTGCATCTTGCGAGTCCGTCATAGTATTATTATCTGCTGGAAAAGCTT tttttgtttaa
- the Nd-b22 gene encoding NADH dehydrogenase (ubiquinone) B22 subunit, with translation MAQLPSPFISHTRKVCSLYKRAIRALEDQNIERHEFRYNAVLLRQRFEKNRNIPDARIAKQLLLEGEEELFNNSHPDPSKFPNSPGGICHGRFVIPPDSVMDYWDPIEKARYPKYFAEREKLKVEYAKLYNKLYAETPEEVEKGKTNK, from the exons ATGGCCCAACTACCATCACCTTTTATTAGTCATACTAGAAAAGTATGTAGTCTTTATAAACGCGCTATACGTGCGTTAGAAGATCAGAATATTGAAAGACACGAATTTAG ATATAATGCAGTTTTATTAAGACAACGTTTTGAAAAGAATCGGAATATACCAGATGCTCGTATAGCTAAACAACTACTATTAGAAGGTGAAGAagaattgtttaataattcacaTCCTGATCCATCAAAGTTTCCTAATAGTCCAGGTGGTATATGTCATGGACGTTTTGTAATACCACCAGATTCTGTAATGGATTATTGGGATCCAATTGAAAAAGCTAGATATCCAAAATATTTtgcagaaagagagaaacttAAGGTGGAATacgcaaaattatataacaaattatatgcTGAAACTCCTGAAGAagttgaaaaaggaaaaacaaatAAGTAA